Proteins encoded together in one Nostoc sp. PCC 7524 window:
- the hetR gene encoding heterocyst differentiation master regulator HetR — protein MSNDIDLIKRLGPSAMDQIMLYLAFSAMRTSGHRHGAFLDAAATAAKCAIYMTYLEQGQNLRMTGHLHHLEPKRVKIIVEEVRQALMEGKLLKMLGSQEPRYLIQFPYVWMEKYPWQPGRSRIPGTSLTSEEKKQIEQKLPSNLPDAQLVTSFEFVELIEFLHKRSQEDLPPEHQMPLSEALGEHIKRRLLYSGTVTRIDSPWGMPFYALTRPFYAPADDQERTYIMVEDTARYFRMMKDWAERRPNAMRALEELDIPPEKWEQAMEELDEIVRAWADKYHQAGGIPMILQMVFGRKED, from the coding sequence ATGAGTAATGACATCGATCTGATCAAACGTCTTGGTCCCAGTGCAATGGATCAGATCATGCTATATCTGGCCTTCAGTGCCATGCGGACAAGTGGGCATAGACATGGGGCATTCTTAGATGCGGCGGCAACGGCAGCTAAGTGTGCTATATACATGACATATCTAGAACAAGGGCAGAACCTGCGGATGACAGGGCATTTGCACCATCTAGAGCCAAAACGAGTCAAAATTATTGTTGAGGAAGTTAGACAAGCTCTGATGGAGGGCAAACTGCTGAAGATGCTTGGTTCTCAGGAACCGCGCTATCTGATTCAGTTTCCCTATGTCTGGATGGAAAAATATCCTTGGCAACCAGGGCGATCGCGCATTCCCGGAACCAGTCTTACCAGTGAAGAGAAAAAGCAAATTGAGCAGAAACTACCGAGTAATTTGCCAGATGCTCAGTTAGTCACATCTTTTGAGTTTGTGGAGTTAATTGAATTTCTCCATAAGCGATCGCAAGAAGACTTACCGCCAGAACATCAGATGCCATTGAGTGAGGCCTTAGGAGAGCATATTAAACGTCGTCTGCTCTACTCAGGCACGGTGACACGGATAGATTCACCTTGGGGAATGCCCTTTTATGCTCTGACTCGTCCATTCTATGCTCCAGCAGATGACCAGGAGCGTACCTACATCATGGTAGAAGATACCGCACGGTATTTCCGCATGATGAAGGATTGGGCAGAACGCAGACCCAACGCCATGCGAGCCTTAGAAGAACTGGACATTCCGCCAGAAAAATGGGAACAGGCAATGGAAGAATTGGATGAAATCGTCCGCGCTTGGGCAGATAAGTATCACCAAGCTGGGGGGATTCCCATGATTTTACAGATGGTATTTGGTAGAAAAGAGGACTAA
- a CDS encoding phage tail protein, producing the protein MPAFSPFIGELYLSPYPDFAPAGFLPANGQLLPINQNTALFALLGTTYGGDGRTTFALPNISPPVYGVEYLIATQGFFPSRDGSFPGEDTLIGEILLFPYNFIPRGFAPANGQTLPIIQNTALFSLLGTTYGGDGRINFALPNLTSPIPNTQYAIALQGIFPSRDHFPTSSNRLLGEIALLPYNFTPRGFSAANGQLLSINQNPALFSLLGTTYGGDGQTTFALPNLTSPIPNTQYAIAVDGIYPRRGISITPREPIQPPVIQQVPEHSNSGIAILLVVAMLSLWHQVGYLLPYNRT; encoded by the coding sequence ATGCCTGCTTTTAGTCCCTTCATCGGTGAACTGTATCTTTCTCCATATCCTGATTTCGCTCCGGCAGGATTTCTTCCAGCCAACGGGCAACTTCTGCCAATCAACCAAAATACAGCCCTCTTTGCTCTGTTAGGAACCACCTATGGAGGAGATGGACGAACCACGTTCGCACTACCAAATATTTCTCCACCTGTTTACGGAGTTGAATACCTCATAGCTACTCAAGGTTTCTTTCCTAGCCGAGATGGAAGTTTCCCAGGAGAAGACACATTAATAGGTGAAATCCTACTTTTTCCTTACAATTTTATACCTAGGGGTTTTGCTCCCGCCAATGGTCAAACTCTGCCAATCATTCAAAATACAGCTCTTTTTTCGCTGTTAGGAACCACTTATGGGGGAGATGGACGAATTAACTTTGCACTACCGAATCTTACTTCGCCAATCCCCAACACTCAGTATGCGATCGCTCTACAAGGGATCTTTCCCAGCCGAGATCATTTTCCCACCAGTAGCAATAGATTACTTGGTGAAATTGCTTTACTGCCCTATAATTTTACGCCTAGAGGGTTTAGTGCAGCTAATGGTCAACTGCTATCAATTAATCAGAATCCAGCCCTGTTTTCTCTGTTAGGAACAACTTATGGAGGAGATGGACAAACTACCTTTGCACTACCCAATTTAACTTCACCAATCCCCAACACTCAGTATGCGATCGCTGTAGATGGTATTTATCCGCGTAGAGGAATTAGTATAACTCCTCGTGAGCCTATTCAACCACCCGTCATTCAGCAAGTGCCTGAGCATAGCAATTCTGGAATTGCTATTTTGTTAGTCGTGGCGATGCTCTCACTTTGGCATCAAGTCGGGTATTTGTTACCCTACAACAGAACATAG
- a CDS encoding substrate-binding domain-containing protein, with product MNTAGHWLVSKRSLFKSQTLILAAIASHLLMGCNHDNSSTRNQLITNQTLTSSPIPDIRVSRRARERQGTVYGSHSISVSSQENLPKLRIGVQTVPNPTEQERMLKPLDDYLEKYLGREVEIQIAKDDQEIVDWLIQNHVDIAYLEPVTYLEAVEKGAKIQPLVAPIDQHTGQPWYRAGIVVRANSNITSLKDLKGKRVAFVEQSSTSGYLMPLAELKKQGINPERDFAQVIYAGNHIQSIAALETGVVDAAATNISSYHQQQKTGVVKPQNFRILWESTPITTFPIVVSEKLSPELIHQLKQAFVSIPDSFEGIGGSESAGYTLVVPADYTPIQQLRQELNLINFPQP from the coding sequence ATGAACACAGCCGGACATTGGCTGGTTAGCAAACGCAGTTTATTCAAGAGCCAGACCTTAATTTTAGCTGCGATCGCATCCCACCTGCTGATGGGCTGTAATCATGACAACAGCTCCACTCGTAATCAGCTAATTACTAATCAAACCTTAACATCATCGCCAATCCCAGATATCAGGGTATCAAGAAGGGCAAGGGAAAGGCAAGGCACAGTCTATGGGAGTCATAGCATCTCAGTTAGTAGCCAAGAAAATCTACCTAAATTGAGAATTGGAGTACAAACTGTCCCCAATCCCACAGAACAAGAACGGATGCTCAAACCCTTAGACGATTACCTAGAAAAATATCTAGGGCGAGAAGTTGAGATTCAAATAGCCAAGGATGATCAGGAAATTGTCGATTGGCTAATTCAAAACCATGTGGATATCGCTTATCTAGAACCTGTGACTTATCTGGAAGCTGTAGAAAAAGGAGCAAAAATTCAACCTTTGGTAGCTCCCATCGATCAACATACAGGGCAACCTTGGTATCGGGCTGGTATTGTTGTCAGAGCCAACAGCAATATCACAAGTTTAAAAGACCTCAAAGGCAAGCGCGTTGCTTTTGTAGAGCAATCTTCTACTTCTGGTTATCTCATGCCATTGGCGGAGTTGAAAAAACAGGGAATTAATCCTGAGCGAGATTTTGCCCAAGTCATCTATGCAGGCAACCATATTCAGAGTATAGCAGCACTAGAAACTGGTGTGGTTGATGCTGCCGCCACTAATATTTCTTCCTACCATCAGCAGCAAAAAACTGGTGTAGTTAAACCCCAAAATTTCAGAATTCTGTGGGAATCTACCCCCATCACCACTTTCCCGATAGTGGTGTCGGAGAAACTATCTCCTGAGTTAATTCATCAACTCAAGCAAGCTTTTGTGAGTATTCCAGATAGTTTTGAGGGTATTGGGGGAAGTGAATCAGCTGGATATACGCTTGTTGTTCCTGCCGACTATACTCCTATTCAACAACTCCGCCAAGAACTCAATTTAATAAATTTCCCCCAGCCATGA
- a CDS encoding sensor histidine kinase: protein MKISTKLLTSAAVSVGLVMAILIGNIIVVQQIKRTVQEKSYETTETIKAALKADNALKSEIIALKDAVLFQNHNTEIKNAQTEFINSLNQLENLMPNAPEITVIRRRHQFLYRMANQLTEPNSQKINLADSPQYFRAINSFNRDIELFLNELIQRADQERFVVEQDLENLHQVQRIISFVVVAVILMLFAGKFMLIWRPTIKSLQHLQLGTDEIAKGNFDYRLDIRTDDEIADLAQAFNHMAVKLAQLRETLLKNTELTDMNQRLELEITERKQAELELQKALEELKSTQAQLIQTEKMSTIGQLVAGVAHEINNPVNFIYGNVTHASEYTQDLLELVSLYQEEFPNPGERIQIKAEDMDLEFIQEDLPKILTSMKMGSQRIQQIVLSLRNFSRLDEAEMKEVDIHEGIDNTLLILQNRFKAKPDQAKIEIIKEYGELPLVECHAGQLNQVFLNIINNAIDALNSYNDERSQSEIEANPSQIIIRTELINHDRVVVRIADNGPGMTEQVKQKLFDPFFTTKPVGQGTGLGLSISYQIIVEKHSGVLRCQSEPGQGCEFWIEIPLSQEGQNVGFKTPQRQQAMSAKL, encoded by the coding sequence ATGAAAATCTCTACCAAGTTACTCACAAGTGCTGCTGTATCTGTTGGACTGGTAATGGCGATTCTCATTGGTAATATCATAGTTGTTCAGCAAATTAAGCGCACTGTTCAAGAGAAAAGTTATGAAACTACCGAAACTATTAAAGCTGCTTTAAAAGCAGATAACGCCTTAAAGTCAGAAATTATTGCCCTCAAAGATGCTGTGTTATTCCAGAATCACAACACAGAGATAAAAAATGCTCAAACTGAGTTTATCAATTCTCTTAATCAGTTAGAAAACTTAATGCCAAATGCGCCAGAAATAACTGTTATTCGTCGCCGTCATCAGTTTCTGTACCGCATGGCCAATCAATTAACTGAGCCAAATTCTCAAAAAATTAATCTAGCAGATTCACCACAATATTTTCGAGCGATCAATTCCTTTAATAGAGATATTGAATTGTTTTTGAATGAATTGATTCAGCGTGCTGATCAGGAAAGATTTGTAGTAGAACAAGATTTAGAAAACCTGCATCAAGTGCAGAGAATTATCTCCTTTGTGGTTGTGGCAGTGATTTTGATGCTCTTTGCTGGTAAATTTATGCTAATTTGGCGGCCAACCATCAAGTCTTTGCAGCATTTACAATTGGGAACAGATGAGATTGCCAAAGGTAACTTCGATTATCGTTTAGATATTCGCACAGATGATGAAATCGCGGACTTGGCTCAAGCATTTAACCACATGGCAGTTAAGTTAGCTCAGTTGCGAGAAACACTGCTAAAAAACACAGAATTAACTGACATGAACCAACGTTTGGAGTTGGAAATTACTGAACGCAAACAAGCAGAGTTAGAACTGCAAAAAGCTTTGGAAGAGCTAAAAAGTACCCAAGCCCAATTGATTCAAACTGAGAAAATGTCTACCATAGGTCAGTTAGTAGCTGGGGTAGCGCATGAAATCAATAATCCTGTAAATTTTATTTACGGCAACGTCACTCATGCTAGTGAATATACCCAAGATTTATTAGAGTTAGTCAGCCTCTACCAAGAAGAGTTTCCCAATCCAGGGGAGAGAATTCAGATCAAAGCTGAGGACATGGATTTGGAATTCATCCAAGAAGATCTGCCCAAAATTCTTACCTCCATGAAAATGGGTTCTCAGCGTATTCAGCAGATTGTTTTGTCTTTACGTAATTTCTCACGTTTGGATGAAGCGGAGATGAAAGAGGTTGATATTCACGAAGGAATTGATAATACACTGTTAATTTTGCAAAATCGCTTCAAAGCTAAACCTGATCAAGCCAAAATTGAAATTATAAAAGAGTACGGCGAATTACCTCTGGTAGAATGTCATGCTGGGCAGTTAAACCAGGTATTTTTAAATATTATTAATAATGCTATTGATGCTCTCAATAGCTACAATGATGAACGTTCTCAGTCAGAGATAGAAGCAAATCCTAGCCAGATTATAATTCGAACTGAACTAATTAATCATGACCGAGTAGTAGTCAGAATTGCCGACAATGGCCCAGGAATGACCGAACAAGTAAAACAAAAACTATTTGATCCCTTTTTCACTACCAAACCTGTCGGTCAGGGTACAGGTTTAGGCTTATCAATTAGTTACCAAATTATTGTGGAAAAGCACTCTGGGGTGCTGCGGTGTCAATCAGAACCGGGTCAAGGATGTGAGTTTTGGATTGAAATTCCTTTAAGTCAAGAAGGTCAAAATGTAGGATTTAAAACACCGCAAAGACAGCAAGCGATGAGTGCTAAACTCTAA
- a CDS encoding cation-translocating P-type ATPase has product MTATNQNPVQLQQWHNLPASTVAENLGTNLDTGLTSDEVAKRRERFGTNELKAKPGKSPLVRFLLQFNQPLLYILLIAGAVKAAIGQWVNAWVIWGVTLINAIIGFIQESKAESAIAALASSVQTNATILRNHQKVQVPSADLVPGDVVLLTSGDKVPADLRLVQSRNLQVNESALTGESVAVEKNTQPLNPDAPLAERSNMAYAGSFVTFGTGKGIVVAIGEATETGRISQLMEQGTSLKTPLTRKFDKFSRTLLYIILGIAALTFAVGLGYGNSWTEMFEAAIAFAVSAIPEGLPAVVTVTLAIGVSRMARRHAIVRKLPAVETLGGATVICSDKTGTLTENQMTVQAIYAGGKQYTVTGTGYVPEGEILLAEQPINWDHSPVLAECLKAGLLCNDSHLEQKEGQWQVVGDPTEGALIVAANKVQLERTQVEQAMPRLDVIPFESEFQYMATLHEDGSRGDRTIYVKGSVEAILQRCQQMLEAEANLSSINPDTIHQQVDAMAHQGLRVLAFAKKSVSVAQDTLEHTDIDKNLVFLGLQGMIDPPRKEAIAAVAACQNAGIQVKMITGDHAVTARAIAERMGFNQHGEVLAFTGSQLAQMEKSELATAIEDGVVFARVAPEQKLRIVEALQSKGEIVAMTGDGVNDAPALKQAEIGIAMGAAGTEVAKEAADMILTDDNFASIEAAVEEGRTVYRNLLKAIAFILPVNGGESMTILISVLLARALPILSLQVLWLNMVNSIAMTVPLAFEPKSPRVMQRQPRSPREPLLSRSLIKRILAISIFNWILIFGVFEWIRQTTGNIALARTMAIQGLVAGRLFYLLSISQLGIAIINRLRGIRQTFSDASVMGIGIACAIILQIIFSQWSLMNRLFSTAPLNLQQWFICLLVGLPMIPLAILVNRFDPLD; this is encoded by the coding sequence ATGACAGCAACTAATCAAAATCCTGTACAGCTGCAACAATGGCATAATTTACCTGCATCAACGGTAGCAGAAAACTTAGGCACAAATCTCGACACAGGTTTGACTTCAGATGAAGTGGCAAAACGACGAGAACGTTTTGGTACTAATGAACTCAAAGCTAAACCTGGAAAAAGTCCATTGGTGAGGTTTTTATTACAATTTAACCAGCCGTTGCTGTACATTTTGCTCATCGCAGGTGCAGTCAAAGCTGCAATTGGGCAATGGGTAAATGCTTGGGTAATTTGGGGCGTAACCCTAATTAACGCCATTATTGGTTTTATTCAAGAATCGAAAGCAGAAAGCGCGATCGCAGCCTTAGCTTCTTCAGTCCAAACCAATGCAACTATCCTCCGCAACCATCAAAAGGTACAAGTTCCTTCAGCCGATTTAGTTCCAGGGGATGTTGTCTTACTCACTTCGGGTGATAAAGTACCAGCAGATTTGCGCCTTGTACAATCCCGCAATCTCCAAGTTAATGAATCAGCACTCACAGGTGAGTCGGTGGCTGTGGAAAAAAACACCCAACCCCTGAATCCAGATGCACCTTTAGCAGAACGTAGTAACATGGCTTATGCTGGCAGCTTTGTTACCTTTGGTACTGGTAAAGGAATTGTAGTTGCCATTGGTGAAGCAACGGAAACTGGGCGCATCTCCCAACTTATGGAGCAAGGCACAAGCCTGAAAACTCCCCTGACTCGGAAATTTGATAAATTTAGCCGCACGTTACTATACATTATTCTCGGCATCGCCGCCCTGACCTTTGCCGTTGGGCTGGGATACGGCAATTCCTGGACAGAGATGTTTGAGGCGGCGATCGCCTTTGCTGTGAGTGCCATTCCCGAAGGTTTACCTGCTGTAGTCACAGTGACATTAGCAATAGGGGTTTCCCGCATGGCACGCCGTCATGCGATCGTGCGGAAGTTGCCAGCCGTGGAAACTCTTGGCGGTGCTACAGTCATCTGTTCTGATAAAACTGGGACACTCACCGAAAACCAAATGACTGTACAGGCAATTTATGCAGGTGGTAAACAATATACAGTCACTGGTACAGGCTATGTTCCCGAAGGAGAAATTTTATTAGCTGAACAGCCAATCAATTGGGATCATTCTCCTGTGTTGGCAGAATGTCTCAAAGCAGGGTTGTTATGTAATGACTCACACCTAGAACAAAAGGAAGGACAATGGCAGGTTGTCGGTGATCCCACAGAGGGAGCATTGATAGTTGCTGCTAATAAAGTGCAACTGGAACGCACTCAGGTAGAGCAAGCAATGCCTAGACTGGATGTGATTCCCTTTGAGTCTGAGTTTCAATACATGGCAACTTTGCATGAAGATGGGAGTAGGGGCGACAGAACTATCTATGTTAAAGGTTCGGTAGAGGCGATTCTGCAACGTTGTCAGCAAATGTTAGAGGCTGAGGCTAATCTGTCTTCTATAAATCCAGACACCATCCATCAACAAGTTGATGCTATGGCACATCAGGGTTTACGGGTGCTGGCTTTTGCTAAAAAATCTGTCTCAGTTGCTCAAGATACACTAGAACATACAGATATTGACAAAAATTTGGTTTTCTTGGGATTGCAAGGGATGATTGATCCCCCCAGGAAAGAAGCGATCGCCGCCGTGGCAGCCTGTCAAAATGCTGGTATCCAGGTCAAAATGATTACAGGCGATCATGCTGTAACTGCACGAGCGATCGCTGAACGGATGGGCTTTAATCAACATGGTGAAGTTCTGGCTTTCACTGGTAGCCAACTTGCCCAAATGGAAAAATCAGAACTGGCTACAGCCATTGAAGACGGGGTAGTGTTCGCCCGTGTTGCACCAGAGCAGAAACTCCGCATTGTAGAAGCCCTACAATCTAAAGGCGAAATTGTGGCAATGACGGGGGATGGTGTCAACGATGCACCAGCCTTAAAACAAGCAGAGATTGGGATTGCAATGGGGGCTGCGGGTACAGAGGTAGCCAAAGAAGCCGCAGACATGATTTTAACTGATGATAATTTCGCCTCTATAGAAGCGGCGGTAGAAGAAGGGCGGACTGTATATCGCAATTTATTAAAAGCGATCGCCTTTATCCTACCTGTCAACGGCGGTGAATCGATGACAATTTTAATTAGTGTCCTACTCGCTAGAGCATTGCCGATTTTATCTTTACAAGTGCTATGGCTAAATATGGTGAATTCCATCGCCATGACTGTACCCCTAGCCTTTGAGCCAAAGTCCCCGCGAGTCATGCAACGCCAACCGCGTAGTCCCCGCGAACCTTTACTTTCCCGCAGTTTAATCAAGCGCATCCTGGCAATTTCTATCTTTAACTGGATTTTGATTTTTGGTGTATTTGAATGGATACGACAAACTACAGGAAATATTGCTTTAGCCCGAACAATGGCAATTCAAGGGTTAGTAGCTGGGAGATTATTTTATCTTTTAAGTATTAGTCAATTAGGAATAGCTATAATTAATCGACTGCGGGGAATCAGACAAACATTCAGTGATGCTTCAGTTATGGGAATTGGTATTGCTTGTGCGATAATTCTACAAATCATCTTCAGTCAATGGAGCTTGATGAATCGTTTATTCTCTACTGCTCCACTGAATTTACAACAATGGTTTATTTGTTTGCTTGTGGGCTTACCCATGATTCCACTAGCAATCTTAGTTAATCGTTTTGATCCTCTAGATTGA
- a CDS encoding DUF4359 domain-containing protein, with the protein MKFLNIVAYLGAMGLASVLGVVMTNTNPSQPAYEEYAVQRLTSYLKKDVCNQTSKLIERFINAKCDKLIDSANPQLRQIMAATTERQNLIFFSVYRTELKVSNWIPSYRFETVGAFNNFYTYTAEQQ; encoded by the coding sequence ATGAAATTCTTGAATATTGTGGCATACTTGGGAGCTATGGGTTTAGCATCTGTGTTGGGGGTAGTGATGACCAACACCAACCCCAGTCAGCCTGCATATGAGGAGTATGCTGTGCAGCGACTAACATCATACCTAAAAAAAGATGTCTGCAATCAAACATCCAAGCTCATAGAACGGTTCATTAATGCTAAATGTGACAAACTGATAGATTCGGCTAACCCCCAACTGCGGCAAATCATGGCAGCAACTACCGAAAGACAAAACTTGATTTTTTTTAGTGTGTACCGGACAGAATTAAAAGTGAGTAACTGGATACCTTCCTACAGATTTGAAACCGTAGGCGCATTTAATAACTTCTATACTTACACCGCAGAACAACAATAG
- a CDS encoding serine/threonine-protein kinase, protein MLEKPLVMKLCPNTGCLYSHNPDTAQICLKCGENLLLNHRYHLLRLIGHGGFGITFLAVDEHLPSQPRCVIKQFSFPAQYGRSYHQAVKLFRQEAVRLDELQHPQIPKLLGYFEQENRLYLVEEWIPGQTLKEELQQNGVFHEPQIGRLLQELLPVLQFIHDKQIIHRDIKPANIIRNSSQGKLVLIDFGVAKHITATALLQTGTTIGSPEYMAPEQTRGKSLPASDLYSLGVTCIHLLTDISPFDLFDVASDRWVWRDYLLPGNTISKQLAEILDKLLHNAIAQRYKSAAEVLQALNCCPPTVKQQPVNTLYSEVGVDYHQLRDLLAAKQWQLADQETWAVMCQAISKPVGSYLFMGDLAKLPCEDLQIIDQLWSKYSQGRFGFSVQKQIYESVDCDYVRFCAAVGWKLHNSHSPPNWQFSFNGASPQGHLPSRVWAGGTQWWRHINAVSARLAIY, encoded by the coding sequence GTGCTGGAAAAACCTCTGGTGATGAAACTCTGTCCCAATACTGGCTGTTTATATTCCCACAACCCAGATACGGCTCAAATTTGTCTAAAATGTGGTGAAAATCTATTGCTCAATCACCGTTATCACCTACTGCGTCTGATTGGTCATGGTGGCTTTGGTATAACTTTTTTAGCTGTGGATGAGCATCTACCCTCTCAACCCAGGTGTGTCATCAAACAATTTAGTTTTCCAGCCCAATATGGTAGAAGTTACCATCAAGCAGTGAAATTATTTCGTCAGGAAGCAGTGCGCTTAGATGAGTTGCAACATCCCCAAATACCAAAGCTGCTGGGGTACTTTGAACAGGAAAATCGACTGTATTTAGTGGAAGAATGGATTCCTGGACAAACACTCAAAGAGGAGTTGCAACAAAATGGAGTCTTTCACGAACCCCAAATTGGGCGACTCTTGCAAGAGTTATTACCAGTGTTGCAATTTATCCATGATAAGCAAATCATTCACCGGGACATCAAGCCAGCCAACATCATCCGCAATTCCTCGCAAGGTAAATTAGTTTTAATTGACTTTGGAGTTGCTAAACATATCACCGCTACAGCTTTACTACAAACAGGCACTACCATAGGCAGTCCAGAATATATGGCTCCTGAACAAACGCGGGGGAAATCATTACCCGCAAGTGATCTTTACAGTTTAGGTGTTACCTGTATTCACTTGTTAACGGACATTTCCCCTTTTGATTTGTTTGATGTAGCTAGCGATCGCTGGGTCTGGCGTGATTATCTATTACCAGGGAATACTATCAGCAAGCAACTCGCCGAAATTCTGGACAAACTGCTGCACAATGCCATTGCTCAACGCTACAAATCTGCGGCTGAAGTTTTACAAGCACTAAACTGCTGTCCCCCTACCGTTAAACAACAGCCAGTTAATACCCTGTATTCTGAGGTAGGAGTTGATTACCATCAACTACGGGATTTACTCGCTGCTAAACAATGGCAACTAGCAGATCAGGAAACTTGGGCGGTGATGTGTCAAGCTATCTCTAAACCAGTGGGTAGTTATCTATTCATGGGTGATCTTGCCAAGTTACCCTGTGAGGATTTACAAATAATTGACCAGTTATGGAGCAAGTACAGTCAAGGGCGTTTTGGTTTTAGTGTCCAGAAGCAAATTTACGAAAGCGTTGACTGTGATTATGTCAGGTTTTGCGCCGCCGTTGGTTGGAAGTTACATAACTCCCATTCTCCCCCCAATTGGCAATTCTCTTTTAATGGGGCATCTCCTCAAGGACATTTACCCTCCCGTGTGTGGGCTGGTGGGACTCAGTGGTGGCGACATATAAACGCTGTGAGTGCAAGGTTGGCGATTTATTAA
- a CDS encoding sirohydrochlorin chelatase: MSSAYLLVSHGSRDPRPEIAMQQLAGLVARQLQIPEKFVGTATLEVSHEPLHEQIRQFAQSAVLLGCDRLKIIPIFLLPGVHVMTDIPTEVALAKQVVGEDITIELQPYLGSHSGLEIFFQQQIASIKAEAGILLSHGSRRPGSQQPVETLAVNLGVTTAYWSISPTLESRVQELIAFGNKEIAILPYFLFSGGITDAIAQAVDKLKLQFPGVNFYLAAPLGANDELANLIGDLIHS; encoded by the coding sequence ATGTCATCTGCTTACCTGCTTGTATCTCACGGAAGTCGTGATCCTCGTCCAGAAATTGCTATGCAGCAACTAGCTGGATTAGTTGCTCGTCAGCTGCAAATACCAGAAAAATTTGTAGGTACAGCAACCTTAGAAGTCAGCCATGAACCTTTGCATGAGCAGATTCGACAGTTTGCCCAAAGTGCTGTGTTATTGGGATGCGATCGCCTCAAAATTATTCCCATCTTTTTGTTACCGGGTGTTCATGTGATGACGGATATTCCAACTGAAGTAGCACTGGCGAAACAGGTTGTCGGTGAAGATATCACAATTGAGTTACAACCATATTTAGGTAGTCACTCCGGTTTAGAGATATTTTTTCAACAGCAAATAGCTAGCATCAAAGCAGAAGCAGGAATTTTATTATCTCATGGTAGCCGTCGTCCAGGTTCTCAACAGCCTGTAGAAACTCTGGCGGTGAATTTGGGAGTCACTACCGCGTATTGGTCGATCTCTCCTACTTTAGAATCACGGGTACAAGAGTTAATTGCCTTTGGCAACAAAGAAATTGCAATTTTGCCATACTTTCTATTCTCTGGTGGCATAACTGATGCGATCGCTCAAGCAGTTGACAAGTTAAAATTACAATTTCCTGGGGTGAATTTTTACCTGGCTGCACCTCTAGGAGCAAATGACGAATTAGCTAATTTGATTGGGGATTTAATTCACTCATGA
- the cobA gene encoding uroporphyrinogen-III C-methyltransferase, translating to MNRTDKEAQKSLGKVYLVGAGPGDPGLMTLKGKGILECADVVIYDALVSPAILAMINPQAEQINAGKRRGRHSLLQDETTQTLIEKAREHAIVVRLKGGDPFIFGRGGEEMADLVAAGIPVEVVPGITSGIAAPAYAGIPLTHRLYSSSVTFVTGHEAAGKYRPQVDWQAIAHGSETIVIYMGIHNLPYIVEELTKAGLSSQTPIALVRWGTRPEQEELIGELGNIAELVEKTGFEAPAIAVIGAVVNMHNILSGCRPVG from the coding sequence ATGAACCGCACAGACAAGGAAGCACAAAAGAGTTTGGGTAAAGTTTATTTGGTAGGTGCGGGGCCAGGAGATCCAGGGTTAATGACACTTAAAGGTAAGGGTATCCTGGAATGTGCTGATGTGGTAATTTATGATGCCTTGGTGAGTCCGGCAATTTTAGCAATGATTAATCCCCAAGCAGAGCAAATCAACGCTGGTAAGCGTCGGGGTAGACATTCACTTTTACAAGATGAAACAACCCAAACCCTCATCGAAAAGGCACGGGAACACGCGATTGTGGTTAGGCTCAAAGGTGGTGATCCCTTCATTTTTGGTCGTGGTGGGGAAGAAATGGCTGATTTAGTAGCCGCAGGTATTCCGGTGGAAGTTGTGCCAGGAATTACTTCGGGTATTGCTGCGCCAGCTTATGCAGGCATACCTTTAACCCATAGATTATACAGTTCTTCTGTGACTTTTGTGACCGGGCATGAGGCGGCAGGTAAGTATAGACCGCAGGTAGATTGGCAAGCGATCGCCCACGGTTCGGAAACAATTGTCATTTACATGGGTATTCACAATCTGCCTTACATTGTGGAAGAGTTAACTAAGGCAGGGTTGAGTTCACAAACACCAATTGCTTTAGTACGTTGGGGTACACGTCCCGAACAGGAAGAATTAATTGGGGAGTTGGGAAATATTGCGGAATTAGTCGAGAAAACTGGATTTGAAGCCCCGGCGATCGCAGTTATTGGTGCGGTGGTGAATATGCACAATATTTTATCTGGGTGTCGTCCTGTTGGATAA